In the Drosophila gunungcola strain Sukarami unplaced genomic scaffold, Dgunungcola_SK_2 000001F, whole genome shotgun sequence genome, one interval contains:
- the LOC128262170 gene encoding LOW QUALITY PROTEIN: casein kinase I (The sequence of the model RefSeq protein was modified relative to this genomic sequence to represent the inferred CDS: inserted 1 base in 1 codon) — translation MAQKQKPLPTGRVPNTSLKLENQLIGGKYRVMKPIGSGSFGDIYLGLSIKDGSEVAIKVESNDAKYPQLMYEAKVYEKMISSPGFPQLLHFGSEQNFNAMVIELLGPSLEELXNLCKRRFSLKTVIMLTDQLLMRLECVHEHGFIHRDVKPDNFLMGLGEQSNKLYLIDFGLSKRYKDSDSHTHIPYRKDRNLTGTVRYASINAQMGVEQSRRDDMESLCYCVMYFNLGKLPWQGITAANKKQKYEKILAKKSSVTIAELCKGFPSEFALLMTYTRNLRFKDPPDHVYLRQLFGILLRSLNHQYDFIYDWTQLQQQQQQRDRLRRANERERERERQVDRNREREKERLRERDRGQEQERRLKTSTQQADRSNGRLSGKYDRIGDGAISKRK, via the exons ATGGCCCAAAAGCAAAAGCCACTACCCACGGGTCGAGTTCCCAACACATCGCTAAAACTGGAGAACCAGCTAATTGGCGGCAAGTATCGGGTGATGAAGCCGATTGGATCCGGATCTTTTGGCGATATATATCTGGGACTGAGCATAAAGGATGGGTCCGAGGTGGCCATCAAAGTGGAGTCGAACGATGCCAAGTATCCGCAACTGATGTACGAGGCCAAGGTGTACGAAAAGATGATAAGCAGTCCAGGATTCCCTCAACTGCTGCACTTTGGCAGCGAGCAGAACTTCAATGCCATGGTCATAGAGCTGCTCGGTCCTTCGTTGGAGGAGC TTAATCTCTGCAAGCGGCGATTCTCCCTGAAAACGGTCATTATGCTGACCGATCAACTGCTGATGCGACTGGAGTGCGTCCATGAGCACGGTTTCATACATCGCGACGTCAAGCCTGACAACTTCCTGATGGGTCTGGGAGAGCAAAGCAATAAGCTGTACCTCATCGATTTCGGCCTATCCAAGAGGTACAAGGACAGCGATTCGCATACCCATATCCCCTACCGAAAGGATCGCAATCTCACGGGCACCGTTCGCTACGCCTCGATAAATGCCCAGATGGGAGTCGAGCAGTCCCGAAGGGACGACATGGAATCCCTGTGCTATTGCGTCATGTACTTTAATCTGGGCAAGTTGCCCTGGCAGGGTATCACGGCCGCCAACAAGAAGCAGAAATACGAGAAGATATTGGCCAAGAAGAGCAGCGTTACGATTGCGGAGCTCTGCAAGGGCTTTCCCTCCGAGTTTGCGCTGCTGATGACCTACACCCGAAATCTTCGCTTCAAGGATCCACCGGATCATGTTTATTTGCGCCAACTCTTCGGTATTCTCTTGCGATCTCTGAACCATCAGTACGACTTTATATACGACTGGAcccagttgcagcagcagcagcagcaaaggGATCGTCTACGTCGTGCTAATGAACGTGAACGGGAACGCGAGCGACAAGTGGATCGGAATCGCGAGCGGGAAAAGGAGCGCTTGAGGGAACGGGACAGAGGTCAGGAACAGGAACGCCGGCTCAAGACTTCCACACAGCAGGCGGATCGCTCCAATGGCCGCCTTTCGGGCAAATACGATCGCATTGGCGATGGGGCCATCAGCAAGCGAAAGTAG